Proteins encoded in a region of the Ignavibacteriota bacterium genome:
- a CDS encoding OmpA family protein, translating into MAKCWIPLLLLLLLPLAESRTQDDSARVPLRTIDEVLLRNDSLIVRGAVYSIERTRESDFSVALLGGLSQLNGDVNDGATFPGAKRPWLWTVNLPAFYRFDTEELPLIGETDLILRGGLSFNRIQGDYPGYSVTNWVTGVYAAFETDFRDFVGIGGPVQPFLYAGPAYVWHSPNVENVSPQHRVRRQYQDGTGSSAVALLFGGGLRWQLTERVEILAGYEKVLTFTDALDHFVSGLNDNIAGLSLGLRISFVSARVDTVADIYESSSYYPPPTVPQRCDLLDRLAADCAPWRARSMAQFDQNARASYRRLEKLDSDGDGLSDADELHFYGTNPRESDSDLDGLTDLDEVVGTVVREDLGAVELCGAPGMTLRRLREELQRPARKRIVITNPASRDTDQDGIDDRTELCFTHTDPCRYDTDGDGLGDYLESFSTVTDPLRADSDGDGLGDCEEMLVYGTNPLLRDTDFDAISDSADVHGSSVRDMRQSAEGCRDGLVLERGITFASGSWELGAEAAPRLSRLYEFLLRTPAARLEITGFADSDPLRDSDMRARGSRAGERNKNIELSERRARAVAHWLTARRIPPQRLVITAGGPLSGEQEEVKRANRRVEVTVLRCR; encoded by the coding sequence ATGGCAAAATGTTGGATTCCGCTGCTGCTGCTGCTCCTGCTCCCACTCGCGGAATCGCGGACGCAGGACGATTCGGCTCGTGTGCCGCTGCGCACCATCGACGAGGTGCTGCTGCGCAACGACTCGTTGATCGTGCGCGGAGCCGTGTACAGCATCGAACGCACCCGCGAATCCGATTTCAGTGTCGCGCTGTTGGGCGGACTCTCGCAACTCAACGGCGACGTCAACGACGGAGCAACCTTTCCCGGTGCAAAACGTCCGTGGCTTTGGACCGTCAATCTGCCCGCCTTCTACCGCTTTGACACCGAGGAGCTGCCGCTTATCGGAGAAACGGATCTGATACTCCGCGGCGGGCTCTCCTTCAACCGTATACAGGGCGACTATCCTGGATACAGCGTGACCAACTGGGTTACGGGAGTCTACGCGGCGTTCGAAACGGACTTCCGCGATTTTGTCGGCATCGGCGGACCGGTGCAGCCCTTTCTCTATGCCGGACCCGCGTACGTGTGGCACTCACCGAACGTGGAAAACGTCAGCCCGCAGCATCGTGTGCGGCGTCAGTATCAGGACGGCACGGGAAGCTCCGCGGTGGCGCTCCTCTTCGGAGGCGGTCTGCGCTGGCAGCTCACGGAGCGTGTGGAGATTCTTGCCGGGTACGAGAAGGTACTGACCTTCACCGATGCGCTCGATCATTTTGTGTCTGGGCTCAACGACAATATCGCGGGCTTGTCGCTGGGTCTGCGTATTTCCTTCGTCTCCGCCCGTGTCGACACGGTGGCCGACATCTACGAATCCTCGTCATATTACCCGCCGCCCACGGTGCCGCAGCGTTGCGACCTGCTCGACCGCCTCGCTGCCGATTGTGCGCCGTGGCGCGCGCGCTCCATGGCGCAGTTCGACCAGAACGCGCGTGCCTCGTACCGCCGCCTCGAGAAGCTCGACAGCGACGGCGACGGACTCAGCGATGCCGATGAACTCCATTTCTACGGGACGAATCCGCGCGAGAGCGACAGCGATCTCGACGGGCTGACGGATCTCGACGAGGTGGTGGGGACCGTGGTGCGCGAAGATCTCGGCGCGGTGGAACTCTGCGGCGCTCCCGGCATGACGTTGCGCCGTCTTCGCGAGGAACTGCAGCGGCCCGCGCGCAAACGTATCGTCATCACCAATCCCGCGTCGCGCGACACCGATCAGGACGGCATCGACGACCGCACCGAACTCTGTTTCACACACACGGATCCCTGCCGCTACGATACCGACGGCGACGGTCTGGGCGATTATCTCGAGAGTTTCAGCACCGTCACCGATCCGTTGCGGGCCGATTCGGATGGCGACGGCCTCGGCGATTGTGAAGAGATGCTCGTGTATGGAACCAATCCGCTGTTGCGCGACACCGACTTCGATGCCATCAGCGACAGCGCCGACGTGCACGGCTCGTCGGTGCGCGACATGCGGCAGTCGGCCGAGGGCTGCCGCGACGGCCTCGTCCTCGAGCGCGGCATCACCTTTGCGAGCGGATCCTGGGAACTGGGCGCCGAGGCTGCGCCGCGGCTCTCGCGGCTCTACGAGTTTCTGCTCCGTACACCCGCCGCGCGGCTCGAGATAACGGGCTTTGCCGATTCCGATCCGCTGCGCGACAGCGACATGCGCGCGCGCGGCAGCAGGGCGGGCGAGCGCAACAAGAATATCGAACTCAGTGAACGCCGGGCCCGCGCCGTTGCGCACTGGCTGACGGCGCGGCGCATCCCGCCGCAGCGTCTGGTGATTACTGCAGGCGGGCCGCTCTCCGGCGAACAGGAGGAAGTGAAGAGGGCGAATAGACGGGTCGAGGTGACGGTGCTCCGCTGCCGCTGA